The proteins below are encoded in one region of Microbacterium pygmaeum:
- a CDS encoding GNAT family N-acetyltransferase, which yields MSLLTSFATPPVLQTPRLTLVPHGPEHIDDVMVALADGDAMRLTGTRGSFTREQVLAHLHRIAKADDRADFAILDEAENYIGEVVLNELDEDNLAVNYRIALSGTSTRGRGYGTEAGRAAVEWAFGTAGVHRISLDVYSFNPAAQRSYEKIGFRVEGRARHTLFWDGEWVDSILMAMLATDPRP from the coding sequence GTGTCGCTCTTGACCAGCTTCGCCACCCCGCCAGTCCTGCAGACACCGCGGCTGACCCTCGTCCCGCATGGACCCGAGCACATCGACGACGTGATGGTCGCGCTCGCTGACGGCGACGCGATGAGACTGACTGGCACGCGCGGCTCGTTCACCCGCGAGCAGGTGCTTGCACACCTGCACCGCATCGCAAAAGCAGACGACCGCGCCGACTTCGCCATCCTCGATGAGGCAGAGAACTACATCGGCGAGGTGGTCCTCAACGAGCTCGACGAGGACAACCTCGCCGTGAACTATCGCATCGCGCTGTCGGGCACCTCCACCCGCGGACGCGGCTACGGCACCGAGGCCGGCCGCGCTGCGGTGGAATGGGCCTTCGGCACCGCGGGAGTGCACCGCATCTCACTCGACGTCTACAGTTTCAACCCCGCCGCCCAGCGCTCGTACGAGAAGATCGGCTTCCGAGTCGAAGGGCGCGCACGCCACACACTCTTCTGGGACGGCGAATGGGTGGACTCAATACTGATGGCCATGCTGGCCACTGACCCGCGCCCCTGA
- a CDS encoding MmcQ/YjbR family DNA-binding protein produces the protein MSADSHVVNFPPEHPLVRRVRSLAERYPECAEVMAHGRCTFRAGKRQFALVGVGETSAVVFIPDPDERDALLERDDVFVPPYEGAYGWLAIRIDAASGPWDLIEELLDASYRRVALVRQLKALDADPVVEIEEL, from the coding sequence ATGAGCGCGGACTCGCACGTCGTGAACTTCCCGCCGGAGCATCCGCTCGTTCGTCGCGTGCGGTCGCTGGCCGAGCGGTATCCGGAGTGCGCGGAGGTGATGGCGCACGGCCGCTGCACGTTCCGAGCGGGGAAGCGGCAGTTCGCGCTCGTCGGGGTGGGGGAGACCTCCGCGGTGGTCTTCATCCCCGATCCGGATGAGCGCGACGCGCTGCTCGAGCGCGACGACGTCTTCGTACCGCCGTACGAGGGGGCGTACGGCTGGCTCGCGATCCGGATCGACGCGGCATCCGGTCCGTGGGACCTGATCGAAGAGCTGCTGGATGCCTCCTACCGACGCGTCGCGCTGGTCAGGCAGTTGAAGGCGCTCGACGCGGACCCGGTGGTGGAGATCGAAGAGCTCTGA
- a CDS encoding CPBP family intramembrane glutamic endopeptidase — protein MTETLRVRPRVWIGLAIYVGYVIIVFAVQQFSGVPYTALGESGNNLFRGAGLSLIVAAVLLAITTTLLGWWRPALFDRHRSVRWPIIAPILMAVALLINLASTDWGSYDGPFFAASLVLILVGFTEELTTRGLLLTGLRSRLGEGWVWFITTALFALMHLVNSLSGQAIGPTLQQVGFAFLGGTILYILRRTTGTLIWAMVLHGLWDFSTFAVAHGTPGPLAGFGSILYLAAGVFALATVAFVIRGSNERLTISTTTR, from the coding sequence ATGACTGAGACTCTGCGGGTGCGTCCACGGGTGTGGATCGGGTTGGCCATCTACGTCGGCTACGTCATCATCGTCTTCGCCGTCCAACAGTTCTCCGGAGTCCCGTACACCGCGCTCGGTGAGTCCGGCAACAACCTGTTCCGCGGAGCAGGACTGTCCCTGATCGTCGCCGCCGTACTGCTGGCCATCACGACGACACTGCTCGGATGGTGGCGGCCGGCGCTGTTCGACCGGCACCGCAGCGTCCGATGGCCGATCATCGCCCCGATCCTCATGGCAGTCGCTCTGCTGATCAACCTCGCCTCCACCGACTGGGGCTCCTACGACGGGCCGTTCTTCGCCGCCTCCCTCGTGCTGATCCTCGTCGGCTTCACCGAAGAACTCACCACCCGCGGCCTCCTCCTCACCGGTCTACGCAGTCGACTCGGCGAAGGATGGGTATGGTTCATCACGACCGCCCTGTTCGCACTCATGCACCTCGTCAACTCGCTGTCCGGCCAGGCGATCGGGCCGACCCTGCAGCAGGTCGGATTCGCCTTCCTCGGCGGTACGATCCTCTACATTCTCCGCCGCACCACCGGCACGCTGATCTGGGCGATGGTGCTGCACGGCCTCTGGGACTTCTCCACCTTCGCCGTCGCCCACGGCACACCCGGACCACTTGCCGGATTCGGGTCGATCCTGTACCTCGCCGCCGGAGTATTCGCCCTCGCCACCGTAGCCTTCGTGATCCGCGGCTCGAACGAGCGGCTCACGATCTCGACCACGACGCGCTGA
- a CDS encoding DinB family protein has translation MNTLYEEEIRGHHAMRDLVLSLVSDDDLACTLPGRNPSLGELLLQLGDVEGVYTHSFETSTLDWTHRHVPHPSPTTVAELRAWFDVQDAAMKAAMDALSVDELHVDRIDRGDGFIASPFVQHEIYREAVYIFYGKLSVYLKALGIDAGPVWGAWVG, from the coding sequence ATGAACACGCTGTACGAGGAGGAGATCCGGGGCCATCACGCGATGCGCGATCTCGTCCTGAGCCTCGTGTCGGACGACGATCTGGCCTGCACACTGCCGGGTCGCAACCCGTCGCTCGGCGAACTGCTGCTGCAGCTCGGCGACGTCGAGGGGGTCTACACGCACTCGTTCGAAACGTCCACGCTCGACTGGACGCATCGGCACGTGCCGCACCCGTCGCCGACCACGGTTGCCGAGCTGCGAGCCTGGTTCGACGTGCAGGACGCGGCGATGAAGGCCGCGATGGACGCACTGAGCGTCGACGAGCTCCACGTCGATCGGATCGACCGAGGCGACGGCTTCATCGCGTCGCCGTTCGTCCAGCACGAGATCTACCGCGAGGCGGTGTACATCTTCTACGGCAAGCTCAGCGTGTACCTGAAGGCCCTGGGCATCGACGCCGGGCCGGTCTGGGGCGCGTGGGTGGGCTGA
- a CDS encoding sensor domain-containing diguanylate cyclase: MSWCGDDVLGRLFSDFFVETEDFLPDEGGSLRLCVSRVDPKRAAFVMRTVDVDGSVLVVIDASARRRAGQALRASLQLAQRTRHRLELIIAASIAFAAARSVDRLADILATTTAQAFAAEESAVFLADDSDTLILAAGSNPLAGYFDDTRVRAGTRQWREVVKISGPDEAEKVTPGLGRAMREQGVEALIATPIVHAGMRLGAWACFFRHPRTFDEEAVPLADALAGQAGQTLTTIQLQNQLEHAAFHDETTGLPNRRMLEERPRIDVGGAILAILFIDLDGFKAVNDRLGHDQGDEVLREVARRLSENVRDEDVLARYGGDEFVVISSVGTSSDAQRIAERLRAAVASPIVSLPEGMGLTASIGVARTIDHDEQRPLDSLIRAADHAMYRAKSAGGNRVQFSDDPNTDRP; the protein is encoded by the coding sequence GTGTCTTGGTGCGGCGATGACGTGCTCGGGCGCCTCTTCTCGGACTTCTTCGTCGAAACGGAGGACTTCTTGCCCGATGAGGGCGGGTCACTGCGCCTGTGCGTCAGCCGTGTCGATCCGAAGCGGGCCGCGTTCGTGATGCGCACCGTGGACGTGGACGGCAGCGTGTTGGTCGTCATCGACGCATCCGCGCGCCGCCGGGCGGGCCAGGCGCTGCGAGCGTCTCTGCAATTGGCCCAGCGCACGCGTCACCGCCTCGAGCTGATCATCGCCGCATCGATCGCGTTCGCAGCCGCCAGGTCGGTGGACCGCTTGGCCGACATTCTCGCCACGACGACCGCTCAGGCGTTCGCCGCAGAAGAATCGGCTGTCTTCCTCGCCGATGACAGCGACACCCTCATCCTTGCAGCGGGCAGTAATCCACTTGCGGGGTACTTCGATGACACCCGTGTCAGGGCCGGTACCCGGCAGTGGCGCGAGGTCGTCAAGATCAGTGGTCCTGACGAAGCGGAGAAGGTGACGCCGGGTCTGGGTCGCGCGATGCGAGAACAGGGAGTCGAGGCACTGATCGCAACACCGATCGTGCACGCCGGCATGCGACTCGGAGCGTGGGCCTGCTTCTTCCGCCACCCTCGAACATTCGACGAGGAGGCCGTGCCCCTCGCAGACGCTCTGGCCGGTCAGGCGGGGCAGACGCTCACCACGATCCAGTTGCAGAACCAGCTCGAGCACGCCGCGTTCCACGACGAGACCACGGGTCTACCGAACCGGCGGATGCTCGAAGAACGCCCGAGGATCGACGTCGGCGGTGCGATCCTCGCGATCCTGTTCATCGACCTGGACGGGTTCAAGGCAGTGAACGATCGGCTCGGCCACGATCAGGGAGACGAGGTGCTGCGGGAAGTCGCTCGCCGACTGAGCGAGAACGTCCGCGACGAGGACGTTCTCGCTCGCTACGGTGGCGACGAATTCGTCGTGATCAGCAGCGTCGGCACCTCCTCAGATGCACAGCGCATCGCCGAACGGTTGCGCGCCGCGGTGGCATCGCCGATCGTGTCCTTGCCGGAAGGGATGGGCCTGACAGCCAGTATCGGCGTGGCTCGAACCATCGACCACGATGAGCAGCGCCCGTTGGACTCACTCATCCGCGCAGCCGACCACGCCATGTATCGTGCCAAGTCTGCCGGCGGCAACCGCGTCCAGTTCAGCGACGATCCGAACACTGACCGACCCTGA
- a CDS encoding carbohydrate ABC transporter permease, protein MTDANTTLAQAEPELDTATIARTRKRESERDDDTRRTNWWATALIAVCSLTVLVPLYLAIVVALKTPEQLTQGTGFELPNPIRWENFADAWTRTSFPQALANTAFITVGSVVFTLLTSSVVAYALARNIHRPFFKGVFFYLLAALFIPFPIIMLPLVKQTSILGLDNQVGMILLYTIYGLSLNIFIYTAYIRSIPIELEEAARIDGASTWRVFRSVIFPLLMPMNATVGILTCVWAWNDFIMPLVVLTDPGARTLPLAQYVFQGQFNTDYTVAFASYLMAMAPLLIVYIFSQRWVISGVTRGSIK, encoded by the coding sequence ATGACCGATGCAAACACCACCCTCGCCCAAGCCGAGCCGGAGCTCGACACCGCGACCATCGCCCGGACGCGCAAGCGCGAGAGTGAGCGCGACGACGACACACGCAGGACGAACTGGTGGGCGACCGCGCTCATCGCGGTCTGCTCGCTGACGGTGCTCGTCCCGCTCTACCTCGCCATCGTCGTCGCGCTGAAGACGCCGGAACAGCTGACGCAGGGCACCGGGTTCGAACTGCCGAACCCGATCCGATGGGAGAACTTCGCGGATGCCTGGACGCGGACGAGCTTCCCGCAAGCGCTGGCCAACACAGCGTTCATCACCGTCGGATCGGTCGTCTTCACGCTGCTGACCAGCTCGGTCGTCGCGTACGCACTGGCTCGCAACATCCATCGCCCGTTCTTCAAGGGCGTGTTCTTCTACCTGCTCGCGGCGCTGTTCATTCCGTTCCCGATCATCATGCTGCCGCTGGTCAAGCAGACCTCCATCCTCGGACTGGACAACCAGGTCGGCATGATCCTGCTCTACACGATCTACGGGCTCTCGCTGAACATCTTCATCTACACCGCATACATCCGCTCGATCCCCATCGAGCTCGAGGAAGCCGCCCGAATCGACGGCGCGAGCACCTGGCGCGTCTTCCGATCGGTGATCTTCCCCCTGCTGATGCCCATGAACGCCACCGTCGGCATCCTCACCTGCGTCTGGGCGTGGAACGACTTCATCATGCCGCTCGTGGTGCTGACCGACCCGGGGGCACGGACCCTCCCTCTGGCTCAGTACGTCTTCCAGGGCCAGTTCAACACCGACTACACCGTCGCGTTCGCGTCCTACCTGATGGCCATGGCGCCACTGCTGATCGTCTACATCTTCAGCCAGCGCTGGGTGATCTCCGGCGTCACCCGAGGTTCCATCAAGTAG
- a CDS encoding asparagine synthase has protein sequence MGKTADAVAEGVSIASAAARLSVRNHILVQTIGQDVPFDGAAVGAFARDTLIALADEQQAAADLAKKQRKKAWGKYSDPDGTHDYRDRDTRNLRKRYRQYVGVAKELRQRAEDPEAIGGLVEQARDAAWGDVESNLERRLNVEGMRADVDPDYATMRAARMQALRLVDLPRLASHRRALTRGHDAQDDPSEDE, from the coding sequence ATGGGAAAAACCGCGGATGCCGTCGCCGAAGGCGTATCCATCGCGTCCGCGGCGGCTCGACTCTCCGTGCGCAATCACATCCTGGTGCAGACCATCGGGCAGGATGTGCCCTTCGACGGCGCAGCGGTCGGGGCCTTTGCGCGCGATACGCTCATCGCGCTCGCTGACGAACAGCAGGCTGCGGCCGACCTCGCCAAGAAGCAGCGCAAGAAGGCGTGGGGGAAGTACTCCGATCCCGACGGCACGCACGACTACCGCGACCGCGACACCCGCAACCTGCGCAAGCGCTACCGGCAGTACGTGGGCGTCGCGAAGGAGTTGCGGCAGCGCGCGGAGGATCCGGAGGCGATCGGCGGCCTGGTCGAACAGGCGCGAGATGCCGCGTGGGGCGATGTGGAGTCGAACCTGGAGCGACGGCTGAACGTCGAGGGGATGCGCGCCGACGTCGACCCCGACTACGCCACGATGCGCGCGGCGCGTATGCAGGCGCTTCGCCTCGTCGATCTGCCGCGTCTCGCGTCCCACCGTCGCGCGCTCACGCGCGGGCACGATGCGCAGGACGATCCGTCGGAGGACGAGTAG